A single Actinomadura algeriensis DNA region contains:
- a CDS encoding TetR/AcrR family transcriptional regulator: MPSTSSRRLPRGRHALAPEEVARIQRERLCRAMAEVMSEKGYAATAVEDVLKHAGVSRQTFYRIFSSKQDCFLASFETACAVSLERMPAPGDGDPIERCEAALVHHLRTVAAELPFARLFLIEAFAAGPEAIRRRADREAAMTAALAGLLGVRDDGGRFTCRMVVSAICAMVAPPVARKDLDALHAVGPAMTAHVRRLWDAGAFGAGTGPR, encoded by the coding sequence ATGCCCAGCACATCGTCGCGCCGACTGCCGCGAGGGCGGCACGCGCTCGCCCCGGAGGAAGTGGCCCGGATCCAGCGCGAAAGGCTGTGCCGCGCGATGGCGGAGGTCATGTCCGAGAAGGGCTACGCGGCGACCGCCGTCGAGGACGTGCTGAAGCACGCGGGGGTGTCGCGGCAGACCTTCTACCGGATCTTCTCCTCCAAGCAGGACTGCTTCCTCGCCTCGTTCGAGACGGCCTGCGCGGTGTCCCTGGAGCGGATGCCGGCGCCCGGCGACGGTGACCCGATCGAGCGGTGCGAGGCCGCGCTCGTCCACCACCTGCGGACGGTCGCCGCCGAACTGCCGTTCGCCCGGCTGTTCCTGATCGAGGCGTTCGCGGCGGGGCCGGAGGCGATCCGGCGCCGCGCGGACCGGGAGGCCGCGATGACGGCGGCGCTGGCCGGCCTGCTCGGCGTCCGCGACGACGGCGGCCGGTTCACCTGCCGGATGGTGGTGTCGGCGATCTGCGCCATGGTGGCGCCGCCGGTGGCCCGCAAGGACCTGGACGCCCTGCACGCGGTCGGCCCGGCGATGACCGCGCACGTCCGGCGGCTCTGGGACGCGGGCGCGTTCGGGGCGGGCACCGGCCCCCGCTGA
- a CDS encoding serine/threonine-protein kinase, giving the protein MSWGISGFREVRELGRGTQGRVVLARHVTGGPPVAIKYLPAGADPAAKELFRHEARMLAEVRHPNVARLYRLFEDASGAAIVMEVVDGVSLKRVLAEHGALTPEASLLLLKGSLLGLAAAHEHRVVHRDYKPANVVVRADGLSKLIDFGVAARTGGGGRVGTPAYMAPEQWRGEPAAPAADVYAAACVFYECVTGHRPYASRTGPDLMAAHVREPVPTRDVPAPLRGLVARGLAKSPADRPPGAAAFAAELEDAAARAYGPGWEDRAVRALALAAAALAPAFPLAAAALPAAEPPAPDAPDADVLFEGPAAPDSVEPDTAEPIAEDFARDAQGTIGDAARDTTTPADGDVPDTAGSAEEAVREGAGEAGRGAGAASGKGTSGTTKAALAVAAAAAVAAVAAFVFVTADRDGTVHRAAASPTAETTAPPSPTPTPTHASPTPSHASPTPSHTPPTPPHTSPTPHPGTSGPWTPSPHVPDGGVPFGPTGFGDVELGMTEAELEATGRARPRPNESAGDCRVYDVAGPRDAATTLHLSPRSGVVAIFGRDGLRTPEGIGVGSTLAELRAAYPSSKPSGNGWITPVPGNPNAHYTSGVTGGRVAEFALRLRDAACFTVD; this is encoded by the coding sequence ATGAGCTGGGGAATCTCGGGCTTTCGCGAGGTGCGCGAACTGGGGCGGGGCACGCAGGGCCGGGTCGTCCTGGCCCGGCACGTGACGGGCGGCCCGCCGGTCGCGATCAAGTACCTGCCCGCCGGCGCCGACCCCGCCGCCAAGGAGCTGTTCCGGCACGAGGCCCGGATGCTCGCCGAGGTCCGCCACCCCAACGTCGCGCGCCTGTACCGCCTGTTCGAGGACGCGAGCGGCGCCGCGATCGTGATGGAGGTCGTCGACGGCGTCTCCCTCAAACGCGTCCTCGCCGAACACGGCGCCCTCACCCCCGAGGCGTCCCTGCTGCTGCTGAAGGGCTCCCTCCTCGGACTCGCCGCCGCCCACGAACACCGGGTCGTCCACCGCGACTACAAGCCCGCCAACGTCGTCGTCCGCGCCGACGGGCTCAGCAAGCTCATCGACTTCGGCGTCGCCGCGCGGACCGGCGGCGGCGGCCGCGTCGGCACCCCCGCCTACATGGCGCCCGAGCAGTGGCGCGGCGAGCCCGCGGCGCCCGCCGCCGACGTCTACGCCGCCGCCTGCGTCTTCTACGAGTGCGTCACCGGCCACCGCCCCTACGCGTCCCGCACCGGACCGGACCTCATGGCGGCGCACGTCCGCGAACCCGTCCCCACCCGCGACGTCCCCGCGCCCCTGCGCGGGCTCGTCGCCCGGGGCCTGGCGAAGTCGCCCGCCGACCGGCCGCCCGGCGCCGCCGCGTTCGCCGCCGAACTCGAGGACGCCGCCGCCCGCGCGTACGGGCCCGGCTGGGAGGACCGGGCCGTCCGCGCCCTCGCCCTCGCGGCCGCCGCGCTCGCGCCCGCGTTCCCCCTCGCCGCCGCGGCCCTGCCCGCCGCCGAGCCCCCCGCCCCGGACGCCCCGGACGCGGACGTGCTGTTCGAGGGCCCCGCGGCGCCCGACTCCGTCGAACCGGACACCGCCGAGCCGATCGCCGAGGACTTCGCTCGCGACGCCCAGGGCACGATCGGCGACGCCGCCCGCGACACCACGACCCCGGCGGACGGCGATGTCCCGGACACCGCGGGGTCGGCCGAGGAGGCCGTGCGGGAAGGGGCGGGCGAGGCCGGACGGGGCGCCGGCGCGGCGTCGGGGAAGGGGACCTCGGGCACCACCAAGGCGGCGCTGGCGGTCGCCGCCGCGGCGGCGGTCGCGGCCGTCGCCGCCTTCGTCTTCGTCACCGCGGACCGGGACGGCACCGTGCACCGGGCGGCGGCGTCCCCCACGGCCGAGACGACCGCGCCCCCCTCGCCGACGCCCACCCCGACCCACGCGTCCCCGACGCCGTCCCACGCGTCCCCGACGCCGTCCCACACACCCCCCACGCCGCCCCACACGTCCCCGACTCCGCATCCGGGCACCTCCGGCCCCTGGACGCCGTCGCCTCACGTCCCCGACGGCGGTGTCCCCTTCGGGCCGACCGGCTTCGGCGACGTCGAACTCGGGATGACGGAGGCGGAACTGGAGGCGACCGGCCGGGCCCGGCCGAGGCCGAACGAATCCGCCGGGGACTGCCGCGTCTACGACGTCGCCGGTCCGCGCGATGCCGCGACCACCCTGCACCTGTCGCCCCGCTCGGGCGTCGTCGCGATCTTCGGACGGGACGGCCTGCGCACCCCCGAGGGCATCGGCGTCGGTTCCACCCTCGCCGAACTCCGCGCCGCGTACCCGTCGTCGAAGCCGTCCGGGAACGGGTGGATCACCCCCGTCCCCGGCAACCCGAACGCCCACTACACGTCCGGCGTCACCGGCGGCCGCGTCGCCGAGTTCGCCCTCCGCCTGCGCGACGCCGCCTGCTTCACCGTCGACTGA
- a CDS encoding DUF1257 domain-containing protein — protein sequence MSHFTRVRTRFTDGTVLRDALAEMGHKVRPAGTGVRGYLGQRTNAEFKIRPGRGKHEIGFVNSDGGYEVVADWWGIDETTEERFVRALKQKYALVSTVSTLRDRGFEIDRRSTEESGEIRVVLRRAGV from the coding sequence TTGTCGCATTTCACGAGGGTGCGGACACGGTTCACCGACGGGACGGTGCTGCGGGACGCGCTGGCGGAGATGGGCCACAAGGTGCGGCCCGCCGGCACCGGCGTGCGCGGTTACCTGGGGCAGCGCACGAACGCCGAGTTCAAGATCCGTCCCGGGCGGGGAAAGCACGAGATCGGTTTCGTGAATTCCGACGGCGGTTACGAGGTCGTCGCCGACTGGTGGGGCATCGACGAGACGACCGAGGAACGGTTCGTCCGGGCACTGAAGCAGAAATACGCGCTGGTCAGCACGGTTTCGACGTTGCGCGACCGCGGGTTCGAGATCGATCGGCGAAGTACCGAGGAGTCCGGGGAGATCAGGGTCGTCCTCCGGCGGGCGGGAGTGTGA
- a CDS encoding DUF2997 domain-containing protein, with amino-acid sequence MDETVEVTIKPDGKVEIHVTGVDGMSCLQTTEELVKMLGGEVETQELTAEAYNETGEEQQDRLWH; translated from the coding sequence ATGGACGAGACCGTCGAGGTGACGATCAAGCCGGACGGCAAGGTCGAGATCCATGTGACCGGGGTCGACGGCATGAGCTGCCTGCAGACCACCGAGGAGCTCGTCAAGATGCTCGGCGGGGAGGTCGAGACGCAGGAGCTGACGGCCGAGGCGTACAACGAGACCGGGGAAGAGCAGCAGGACCGGTTGTGGCACTGA
- a CDS encoding 4Fe-4S single cluster domain-containing protein has product MALTWRVHATLSRSAANGPGTRFVVWAQGCTLGCAGCFNPETHGAGGDVRTVADVAREALATSGIDGVTVSGGEPLEQPDALREFCALVRPSGLGIVVLTGFARAEIEANPGLSAAVEMADMVIAGRYNARLRLGTGLRGSSNKEYWAVTERYLPDDFAGIPESEVVISADGTIAVTGMHAWGDR; this is encoded by the coding sequence GTGGCACTGACGTGGCGGGTGCACGCCACACTGTCGCGGAGCGCCGCGAACGGGCCGGGGACGCGGTTCGTCGTGTGGGCGCAGGGCTGCACGCTGGGCTGCGCGGGCTGCTTCAATCCGGAGACGCACGGCGCGGGCGGGGACGTCCGGACGGTCGCGGACGTCGCGCGCGAGGCGCTCGCGACGTCCGGGATCGACGGGGTCACGGTGAGCGGCGGCGAGCCCCTCGAGCAGCCGGACGCGCTGCGGGAGTTCTGCGCGCTGGTGCGGCCGTCGGGCCTCGGGATCGTGGTGCTGACGGGGTTCGCGCGGGCTGAGATCGAGGCGAACCCGGGGCTGTCGGCGGCCGTCGAAATGGCCGACATGGTCATCGCGGGCCGGTACAACGCGCGGCTGCGGCTGGGCACCGGGCTCCGCGGCTCGTCCAACAAGGAGTACTGGGCGGTCACGGAGCGGTACCTGCCGGACGACTTCGCCGGGATCCCGGAGAGCGAGGTCGTGATCTCGGCGGACGGGACCATTGCGGTGACGGGCATGCACGCGTGGGGAGACCGATGA
- a CDS encoding AAA family ATPase, translating to MSVHDDLNLYLRARVPMIVLVTVEEQRALDVLNEVRVGRDASAKSDLVAWDIARGLVSRDGRPMPTAPTPDAALDKIAELTRDNPNRKDLYVLKDFHEFWHKSPAVKRKLRNLAHSLVSTYASLVVTTYTPDVPAELGDDVVVLDMPLPGLWELRQDLDELIRQTRVECDLTHHGRWRLAQAALGLTATQARRAFSKAIVRDKVLDELDIPAVLEEKKAVIRSSQALEYYSAEETLDDVGGLELLKEWLTLRESAFGEEAAKFGLPAPKGMALIGIPGTGKSLTAKMISGLWRLPLLRLDVGALFGSLVGESEERLRLALKITETVSPCVLWIDELEKSMASGGLDGGTSQRVFGTILTWMQEKTSPVFVVATANDVGALPPETLRRGRFDEVFFLDLPTDSERREILNVHLRKRLRDPAAFDVMRLARLADGYVGAEIEQAIIDALYRAFADGPRDITTEDVAAAMERLVPLSRSQRERIEDLRAWLRDGRAQSASFAEASQAAEHQVRLELA from the coding sequence ATGAGCGTTCACGATGATCTGAACCTGTACCTGCGGGCGCGGGTCCCGATGATCGTCCTGGTGACGGTGGAGGAGCAGCGCGCGCTGGACGTCCTCAACGAGGTGCGGGTCGGACGGGACGCGTCCGCGAAGTCCGACCTCGTCGCGTGGGACATCGCGCGGGGGCTGGTGTCGCGGGACGGGCGGCCGATGCCGACGGCGCCGACGCCCGACGCGGCCCTCGACAAGATCGCGGAGCTGACCCGCGACAACCCGAACCGCAAGGACCTGTACGTCCTGAAGGACTTCCACGAGTTCTGGCACAAGAGCCCGGCGGTGAAGCGGAAGCTGCGCAACCTCGCGCACAGCCTGGTGTCGACGTACGCGTCGCTGGTGGTGACGACCTACACGCCGGACGTCCCGGCCGAGCTGGGCGACGACGTGGTCGTCCTGGACATGCCGCTGCCGGGCCTGTGGGAGCTGCGCCAGGACCTGGACGAGCTGATCCGGCAGACCCGGGTGGAGTGCGATCTGACGCACCACGGGCGGTGGCGGCTGGCGCAGGCGGCGCTGGGGCTGACGGCGACGCAGGCGCGGCGGGCGTTCTCCAAGGCGATCGTGCGGGACAAGGTGCTGGACGAGCTGGACATCCCGGCGGTGCTGGAGGAGAAGAAGGCGGTCATCCGGTCGTCGCAGGCCCTCGAGTACTACAGCGCGGAGGAGACGCTCGACGACGTCGGCGGGCTGGAGCTGCTGAAGGAGTGGCTGACGCTGCGGGAGAGCGCGTTCGGTGAGGAGGCCGCGAAGTTCGGGCTGCCCGCGCCGAAGGGGATGGCGCTGATCGGCATCCCGGGGACCGGCAAGAGCCTCACCGCGAAGATGATCAGCGGCCTGTGGCGGCTGCCGCTGCTGCGGCTGGACGTCGGCGCCCTGTTCGGCTCGCTGGTGGGCGAGTCGGAGGAGCGGCTGCGGCTCGCGCTGAAGATCACCGAGACGGTGTCGCCGTGCGTGCTGTGGATCGACGAGCTGGAGAAGTCGATGGCGTCCGGCGGGCTGGACGGCGGCACGTCGCAGCGGGTGTTCGGCACGATCCTGACCTGGATGCAGGAGAAGACGTCGCCGGTGTTCGTGGTGGCGACCGCGAACGACGTGGGGGCGCTGCCGCCGGAGACGCTGCGCCGCGGCCGGTTCGACGAGGTGTTCTTCCTCGACCTGCCGACCGACAGCGAGCGCCGCGAGATCCTGAACGTGCACCTGCGCAAGCGGCTGCGGGACCCGGCGGCGTTCGACGTGATGCGGCTGGCGCGGCTCGCGGACGGGTACGTCGGCGCGGAGATCGAGCAGGCGATCATCGACGCGCTGTACCGGGCGTTCGCGGACGGCCCGCGCGACATCACGACCGAGGACGTCGCGGCGGCGATGGAGCGGCTCGTCCCGCTGAGCCGGTCGCAGCGCGAGCGCATCGAGGACCTGCGGGCGTGGCTGCGGGACGGGCGGGCGCAGTCGGCGTCGTTCGCGGAGGCGTCGCAGGCCGCCGAACATCAGGTGCGGCTGGAACTGGCGTGA
- a CDS encoding WD40 repeat domain-containing protein translates to MTSRAEPREERRGEPRPEPRAARRASRRAAASAGRSPRGRWAELRLFAAARRRDPDVRDALARVAGTPGHRLRERALDAVATWWAETRDPDMRGFVLELGAVAAEPPARAPVLALLGRLGTDLDVGEAPAVPGLLTDPDPDVRGHATAFCLKASGEMLRALWALDTGPGSPLRNALLGAGEPPASGPLDGLWGEWLDRPDERVWDALSRWERPATGEMREGLSVVALGSDPEFLREPRYRAALIGALAFGGHPLRAIAERRLLGLRDQALVDELCAAALADAALVPICAKHRLAPKDPVRRVVFFLLTGQPEQHRAMDPDGSLLGLAYASASRAERERIQRAMLTAGDLDLVRVIVGDDRRARIPEMPPDEIRYLADQLAARREWDGLWSIVQDVPIAVGAELTGLFDDWTPRGDDERRVFELYRAADPAALHAAVELLRPYRSRVSHRTRLRFRGRVNDVSFAPDGPFLAVAGTNRVAGVFDLRSAELVERYDGFGSSVGRVLHTGDGVLIAAERTNRVDRDCRVVRCADGDARTLHTAPGSVTSLARTGGGGFVAGTRAGNLLLGTPDGVRPLPDEAFGVHREDWPRAVAAHAPSGRIAVFRSHLVVADPFADEPRMVLRSPATVCAAFIDADTLVAAWHGGLVRRLRGTDDPLFEPVETGRVLLDGVRGIGALPGTGEVVAVDAGGGLHVLHADTSEHTTVHRPPEWERPTSATVAPTGHFLAVGDIDGHTDLFDLRVREVPLIVARPVVDLVPRHLGIVATVLTDESLDPAAAPALRLLEACLEHRFRFDVEIGDAVRLSAGEFDISL, encoded by the coding sequence GTGACGTCCCGGGCGGAGCCGCGGGAGGAGCGACGGGGGGAGCCGCGGCCGGAGCCGCGGGCGGCCCGGCGGGCCTCCCGGCGGGCCGCCGCGTCCGCCGGGCGGTCGCCGCGGGGACGGTGGGCGGAGCTGCGGCTGTTCGCGGCGGCGCGCAGGCGGGACCCGGACGTCCGGGACGCCCTCGCGCGGGTCGCGGGGACGCCGGGCCACCGGCTCCGCGAAAGGGCGCTGGACGCGGTCGCGACGTGGTGGGCGGAGACGCGCGACCCCGATATGCGGGGGTTCGTGCTGGAGCTGGGGGCGGTCGCCGCCGAGCCGCCCGCACGCGCGCCGGTGCTCGCTCTCCTGGGCCGTCTGGGCACGGACCTGGACGTGGGCGAGGCGCCCGCGGTGCCGGGGCTGCTCACCGACCCCGACCCGGACGTGCGCGGACACGCGACGGCGTTCTGCCTGAAGGCGTCCGGGGAGATGCTGCGCGCGCTGTGGGCCCTCGACACGGGTCCGGGCTCGCCGCTGCGGAACGCGCTGCTCGGCGCCGGCGAGCCGCCCGCGTCCGGCCCCCTGGACGGGCTGTGGGGCGAGTGGCTCGACCGTCCGGACGAGCGGGTCTGGGACGCGCTGTCGCGGTGGGAGCGCCCGGCGACCGGCGAGATGCGCGAAGGGCTCAGCGTCGTCGCCCTCGGATCCGACCCGGAGTTCCTCCGCGAGCCCCGGTACCGGGCCGCGCTGATCGGCGCGCTCGCGTTCGGCGGCCATCCGCTCCGCGCGATCGCCGAACGGCGGCTCCTCGGCCTGCGCGACCAGGCCCTCGTGGACGAACTGTGCGCCGCCGCCCTGGCGGACGCGGCGCTCGTCCCGATCTGCGCGAAGCACCGGCTGGCGCCCAAGGACCCGGTGCGGCGGGTCGTGTTCTTCCTGCTCACCGGGCAGCCGGAGCAGCATCGCGCCATGGACCCGGACGGGAGCCTGCTCGGCCTCGCCTACGCGTCGGCGTCGCGGGCCGAGCGCGAGCGGATCCAGCGGGCGATGCTCACCGCGGGCGACCTCGACCTCGTCCGCGTCATCGTCGGCGACGACCGCCGCGCCCGCATCCCGGAGATGCCGCCGGACGAGATCCGGTACCTCGCGGACCAGCTCGCCGCACGCCGCGAATGGGACGGCCTGTGGTCGATCGTCCAGGACGTCCCCATCGCGGTCGGCGCCGAACTCACCGGCCTGTTCGATGACTGGACACCCCGCGGCGACGACGAACGGCGCGTCTTCGAGCTGTACCGGGCGGCCGACCCCGCCGCGCTCCACGCCGCCGTCGAACTCCTGCGGCCGTACCGGTCCCGGGTGAGCCACCGCACGCGGCTGCGCTTCCGCGGCCGGGTCAACGACGTGTCGTTCGCCCCGGACGGCCCGTTCCTCGCCGTCGCGGGCACGAACCGGGTCGCGGGGGTCTTCGACCTGCGGTCCGCCGAACTCGTCGAACGCTACGACGGGTTCGGCTCGTCCGTCGGCCGCGTCCTGCACACCGGCGACGGTGTGCTCATCGCCGCCGAGCGCACCAACCGCGTCGACCGCGACTGCCGGGTGGTGCGCTGCGCGGACGGCGACGCCCGCACCCTGCACACGGCGCCCGGCTCGGTCACGTCCCTCGCGCGGACGGGCGGCGGCGGCTTCGTCGCCGGCACCCGCGCCGGGAACCTGCTGCTGGGCACGCCGGACGGCGTCCGGCCGCTGCCCGACGAGGCGTTCGGCGTGCACCGCGAGGACTGGCCGCGCGCGGTCGCCGCGCACGCCCCGTCCGGGCGGATCGCCGTGTTCCGCAGCCACCTCGTCGTCGCCGACCCGTTCGCGGACGAGCCCCGCATGGTCCTGCGGTCCCCGGCGACGGTGTGCGCCGCGTTCATCGACGCCGACACGCTCGTCGCGGCCTGGCACGGCGGGCTCGTCCGGCGCCTGCGCGGCACCGACGACCCGCTGTTCGAGCCGGTCGAGACGGGCCGGGTCCTCCTCGACGGCGTCCGCGGGATCGGCGCGCTCCCGGGAACCGGCGAGGTCGTCGCCGTGGACGCGGGCGGCGGCCTGCACGTCCTGCACGCCGACACCTCGGAGCACACGACCGTCCATCGCCCGCCGGAATGGGAACGTCCGACGAGCGCGACCGTGGCCCCGACCGGCCACTTCCTCGCGGTCGGCGACATCGACGGGCACACCGACCTGTTCGACCTGCGCGTCCGCGAGGTGCCGCTGATCGTCGCGCGCCCGGTGGTCGACCTCGTCCCCCGGCATCTCGGCATCGTCGCGACCGTCCTCACCGACGAGTCGCTGGATCCGGCGGCCGCGCCCGCGCTGCGGCTGCTGGAGGCGTGCCTGGAGCACCGGTTCCGCTTCGACGTGGAGATCGGCGACGCCGTCCGGCTCTCCGCGGGCGAGTTCGACATCAGCTTGTGA